Within Providencia hangzhouensis, the genomic segment ATATTTTTCCTTCAATTCTAATATACGATCTCGGAAATCAAACATACAATCAGAGTGTCTATAGTTAACCTCATTAAGTTCACTCGTTGTGCCTATGAAGTCACGTCCATCATCTAGAGTTATCGGTTTAATGTCAGTATTAGAAAAAAACAATTGATAGGTATTAGCCTCACCAGGGGTGAACTCATGCTTTAATGGTTCTTTTTCAATTTCCAATGGAAGTTCATTCGGAAAGGTACGTTCTGTTAACCCTGTAGTCCAATCCGCATCAATTTCTAGAACTGAATACCCCATTTTTTGCAAGTTGAAAGATATTTCATTAGTAGATTGAGACTTAACTACACCACCTTTCTGGCTGCACACTACTATTAGCTTGCCAAGTTTTTTTCCTGTTTTGAGTTCCATATTAGAATCCTTAGTATTTCGCATGCGAAATGTTGAGAAAGGTGTGGTGTGACAAGAATATACTTATATTAATATCAATTTTCATATCCACTCCTATGAGTCAGGCGTTTCGCCTAAAAAGACACAACTTCATGTATCTTTGAAAGCTATGAATCTAAATTCATATCTTGAGGGGATTATATCATAAATTCATTGCATATCAATATTGATATGCAATGAATTTCGCATGCGAAATTTTCTAAAAGATTATCTTATGCTTACATTAAGAACCTTCAACATACCATTTAAGTATAACTATATGATAAGTATATTTTAGTTATCGATTTTTATATCATTGAAATGATATTTGTGATTTAAACGATACACTATCATTTAAATCACAATGGAAGGCTCTTAAATTATGTTACCTATTCTTTTTACTCTTCTAGCAGTGAAACACCTATCGGCAACCCGCTCGCTTCATCGTAATCTACCACATATTTTCCAAAACCACCCTCAAGTGCTTTTTGCGAAATAGAAACTTCATTGGTTGTTTCATTAGCCACATGCACACCTGCCTTAATAAATAGTTGCCTTATATAACCAAGATAGCTATTTAATTCCATCAAGTACCCAGCAACTGTTTTAGTCATGAGACAACTAACTGGATTGTCATCAGAGATTCTTGTCAACTCATCTAACCGTTTGTGTTCTATATGTCTAGCTGAAAGATCTCTAGGCTCAAATGGCCTTGTTGTATTAGGGTTTGTTAAAAATACGCCCTTATTTTTTTTGTTCTTAACATGCTCATAAATCACCTCTGCCAGTCCATAATCTTCCCTTAACGTTAGAACAAAGACACCTGAAATTGAATTGTAACGATCGGTTCTGAATCTGTTTGTATCTACAGATGAATTATTTTGGTTAATGATGAAATCGTTATTGGCTCTTACTATCTGGTGATTATTATCACTCTGATTCTTAATCCAATGAGCTTGCCCTATACCCATTAAAGCCTCGATAATTAAAGGAAGTCCGCTACAGCCTTCTGCAATTTCACAATTTAGCCCTATGGTGGGGAGGTCTAAAGGGAAAAACAGCGAGTCATTAATAACTATTATTGTAGCATCTCCCTCACTTATGATTCCGTCGTTTATATAAGTGACTATTTTTTTATTTTTCTCTCTAACCGCTGCAGTGGTTTTTAATAGCGTTGTATATGATGCTAAACGAGCTCCTTCTTGTGTGGGGTTTAGTCTATAATTTGGGTCTTTAAATTGTTTCTCCAATTTCGGCACGGGGCTTGGGGTTATGACTTCAAACCACGTAACTTTACCATTTTTTTCTGCTTTAAAATCTGGCCCTTCCTTGTCACTGCTTAACTTATAACCATCACGAATTAGCCGATCGGAGAATAAAATCTCTGACATTCTTTGTTCGTATTTGTATGGTTCTTTAGAGAGAATTTCAGAAGTAAAGGTAGGATCATTTAATCCTAACTCATAAAACCTGTTCGCCATTAACTTAAGTCTGCCGACAGCTTCGTTGATTAGAAAGAAACCATCACCATACCTTTTCTATAGAGTTTTTTTCGGCACTGTTGCAAATAGTCGGTGGTGATAAACTTATCATCCCCTTTTGCTGATGGAGCTGCACATGAACCCATTCAAAGGCCGGCATTTTCAGCGTGACATCATTCTGTGGGCCGTACGCTGGTACTGCAAATACGGCATCAGTTACCGTGAGCTGCAGGAGATGCTGGCTGAACGCGGAGTGAATGTCGATCACTCCACGATTTACCGCTGGGTTCAGCGTTATGCGCCTGAAATGGAAAAACGGCTGCGCTGGTACTGGCGTAACCCTTCCGATCTTTGCCCGTGGCACATGGATGAAACCTACGTGAAGGTCAATGGCCGCTGGGCGTATCTGTACCGGGCCGTCGACAGCCGGGGCCGCACTGTCGATTTTTATCTCTCCTCCCGTCGTAACAGCAAAGCTGCATACCGGTTTCTGGGTAAAATCCTCAACAACGTGAAGAAGTGGCAGATCCCGCGATTCATCAACACGGATAAAGCGCCCGCCTATGGTCGCGCGCTTGCTCTGCTCAAACGCGAAGGCCGGTGCCCGTCTGACGTTGAACACCGACAGATTAAGTACCGGAACAACGTGATTGAATGCGATCATGGCAAACTGAAACGGATAATCGGCGCCACGCTGGGATTTAAATCCATGAAGACGGCTTACGCCACCATCAAAGGTATTGAGGTGATGCGTGCACTACGCAAAGGCCAGGCCTCAGCATTTTATTATGGTGATCCCCTGGGCGAAATGCGCCTGGTAAGCAGAGTTTTTGAAATGTAAGGCCTTTGAATAAGACAAAAGGCTGCCTCATCGCTAACTTTGCAACAGTGCCGAAAATCTCATATGATCAGAATTACAATCCTGTTGAAAAAGAAGTTACACCTTTTGAAAACTTCAAAAAAGTTCTAGGACGATCAGAAAAGAAAGAATTTTCTACAGACTTCACTTTAGTAGACAAGCAAGAAAAATTGATCAAAGCATATCTGCAAGATCACCGCCACCATATTGAAGATAAGCGGGAGATATACGGAATTAACTCGAAGATACATGCTTTAACTTCAGAGAATCGTACATTCACGAAGGAAGAAATTGTTACCGAGGTTCGTGCGAATCTTAAATCTAAATCTATTTTAGGTGATGAGATCGGTAGCATTAGAGGTATGAAAATTGCAAAAGGTGAGCTTC encodes:
- a CDS encoding IS6-like element IS26 family transposase; amino-acid sequence: MNPFKGRHFQRDIILWAVRWYCKYGISYRELQEMLAERGVNVDHSTIYRWVQRYAPEMEKRLRWYWRNPSDLCPWHMDETYVKVNGRWAYLYRAVDSRGRTVDFYLSSRRNSKAAYRFLGKILNNVKKWQIPRFINTDKAPAYGRALALLKREGRCPSDVEHRQIKYRNNVIECDHGKLKRIIGATLGFKSMKTAYATIKGIEVMRALRKGQASAFYYGDPLGEMRLVSRVFEM